In Maridesulfovibrio sp., the following proteins share a genomic window:
- the mrtJ gene encoding JDVT-CTERM system glutamic-type intramembrane protease — protein MVYDFFVNRILKGIWYQFKWGAISLTDPIFYLFLSLGFVGLYVPEPDIRLTLSTLFFKAMFEEFFFRFLLQEGLDRLLKYKWRLGPLSLANVLTSVLFAGVHLVHQPVHWALLTFFPSLAFGYIWQRYRSCVSSTLIHFAYNSFLFYQFM, from the coding sequence ATGGTTTATGATTTTTTCGTAAACCGAATCTTGAAAGGGATTTGGTACCAGTTCAAATGGGGGGCGATCAGCCTTACCGATCCTATATTTTATTTGTTTTTGTCTCTGGGATTCGTGGGGCTTTATGTTCCTGAGCCGGATATAAGGCTCACTCTTTCCACATTGTTTTTCAAGGCGATGTTCGAGGAATTCTTTTTCAGGTTCCTGTTGCAGGAAGGGTTAGACAGACTTTTAAAGTATAAGTGGCGGTTGGGGCCGTTGAGTCTGGCAAATGTACTCACTTCAGTACTTTTTGCCGGTGTTCACCTTGTCCATCAGCCTGTGCATTGGGCATTGTTGACATTTTTCCCATCCCTTGCCTTCGGGTATATCTGGCAAAGGTACAGGAGCTGTGTTTCCTCAACACTTATCCATTTTGCATACAATTCATTTTTGTTTTATCAGTTTATGTAA
- a CDS encoding glycosyltransferase family 9 protein yields the protein MKDISSLNPKKILVCQLRQIGDVVLATPSVSLLHKRFPNAEIHILTEEKCTQVFDNNPAVGHVWAIKKNELRNPLKALAFYWKVGRSGYDLIVDFQQLPRCRWVVMFSDAPVKLAEMPPWYNRWLYTNWPESIPDGYAAMYKAGVLKPLGIDWNYERPKLFVSDEERAEAKSCLESLGVGENEPLITIDASHRRYTRKWPEEYYGKLIGLTAKERPNFKFFLLYGPGEKDVALKVRDESGVPDKCVMLEKPGSLRLMAALIERAVLHIGNCSAPRHFAVAVGTQSIVMPGSSGSWVFPSPEHEEVVAGMDCAPCGKERCERGDLACLTKVLPEDVLLRVLDRV from the coding sequence GTGAAAGACATTTCATCCTTAAATCCCAAAAAGATTCTTGTTTGCCAGTTGCGCCAGATTGGCGATGTTGTTCTGGCGACTCCTTCTGTTTCACTTTTGCATAAAAGATTTCCAAATGCCGAAATCCATATTTTAACTGAAGAAAAGTGCACACAGGTATTTGATAACAATCCGGCGGTCGGACATGTTTGGGCAATCAAAAAAAATGAGTTGCGTAATCCACTGAAAGCGCTTGCTTTCTATTGGAAAGTCGGGCGCTCAGGTTATGATTTGATTGTGGACTTTCAGCAGCTGCCCCGCTGCCGGTGGGTAGTTATGTTCAGTGATGCTCCGGTAAAGCTCGCAGAAATGCCGCCGTGGTATAATCGTTGGCTTTATACCAACTGGCCTGAGTCAATACCGGACGGCTACGCTGCCATGTATAAGGCAGGAGTACTCAAGCCGCTGGGGATTGACTGGAATTATGAACGGCCCAAGCTTTTTGTCTCAGACGAAGAGCGCGCTGAAGCAAAATCCTGTCTTGAATCTTTGGGAGTTGGTGAGAATGAGCCGTTAATAACCATTGATGCCTCCCACAGAAGGTATACCCGGAAGTGGCCGGAGGAGTATTATGGGAAATTGATCGGTCTGACAGCCAAAGAACGGCCCAATTTCAAGTTTTTTCTGCTTTACGGCCCGGGGGAAAAGGATGTCGCCCTGAAAGTGAGGGATGAATCCGGTGTTCCGGACAAGTGCGTAATGCTCGAGAAACCCGGCTCTCTGCGTCTTATGGCTGCTTTAATTGAGAGGGCTGTGCTGCATATCGGCAACTGTTCTGCCCCGAGGCATTTTGCTGTAGCCGTTGGAACCCAGAGTATTGTAATGCCCGGTTCTTCTGGAAGCTGGGTCTTTCCATCACCGGAACATGAGGAAGTCGTGGCCGGAATGGACTGTGCTCCGTGCGGAAAAGAAAGGTGTGAACGGGGCGATCTGGCCTGTTTGACCAAAGTTTTGCCCGAAGATGTACTTTTAAGGGTTTTAGACAGAGTGTAA
- a CDS encoding ketoacyl-ACP synthase III: MNSFINSIEYHLPERTIDCHALDDTKPHWHVHNSLPKTGVRYLHHSAKDETTLQLAHKSASKALEGVPENELPDTLIVCTQTPDQLLPHVSACLQHELGLPSSTKCFDISLGCSGYCYGLSIAYGYIAAGISKRVLFVTVDNYSKAIDPENKTSFLIFSDGSSATIIDKPDSAPSFLFGTDGSRSGAIRCINTGISVVTGKNTDTPIARPDLQMDGFNVFQFTVKTIPAEIRKLAKQAGTGMEHIDLFVFHQASNKVLESLASKLNIPDEKMIIDLYDVGNTTSSTIPIAMKRAEANGRLHRGDTVMLFGFGIGLSWSGAVFKY; this comes from the coding sequence ATGAACAGTTTTATCAATAGCATAGAATACCACCTCCCGGAACGTACCATAGACTGCCATGCACTGGATGACACCAAACCACACTGGCATGTGCACAACTCTCTCCCCAAAACCGGGGTTCGCTACCTGCATCATAGCGCAAAAGATGAAACCACTTTGCAGCTGGCACACAAATCCGCATCAAAAGCTTTGGAAGGAGTTCCTGAAAACGAACTCCCTGACACCCTGATCGTCTGTACGCAGACTCCCGATCAGCTGCTGCCGCATGTTTCTGCATGTTTACAGCATGAACTCGGACTGCCTTCATCCACCAAATGCTTTGACATCAGCCTTGGATGCAGCGGCTATTGCTATGGTTTATCCATCGCCTACGGATATATCGCGGCAGGAATTTCCAAAAGAGTACTTTTCGTGACCGTTGATAACTACTCTAAAGCAATTGATCCGGAGAATAAGACTTCATTCCTTATATTTTCGGATGGATCTTCTGCAACAATTATCGACAAGCCGGACTCGGCACCCTCATTCCTTTTTGGTACTGACGGCAGCCGCAGCGGGGCTATCCGCTGTATCAACACCGGTATCAGTGTTGTGACCGGCAAAAATACAGATACTCCAATTGCCAGACCGGACCTTCAGATGGACGGTTTCAACGTCTTTCAGTTTACAGTTAAGACTATTCCAGCCGAAATCAGAAAACTGGCTAAACAGGCCGGGACAGGCATGGAACACATCGACCTTTTTGTTTTTCATCAGGCCAGTAACAAAGTCTTGGAATCTCTGGCCTCAAAGTTGAATATTCCGGATGAGAAAATGATTATAGACCTGTATGACGTTGGAAATACGACCTCGTCCACAATACCCATTGCCATGAAAAGAGCAGAGGCTAATGGAAGGCTGCACCGGGGAGATACCGTCATGCTTTTTGGATTCGGTATCGGCCTGAGCTGGTCAGGAGCCGTCTTTAAATATTAA
- the cysC gene encoding adenylyl-sulfate kinase, protein MAVCKNILKFRGEVSREDRKNLNGHRAAVFWFTGISGSGKSTIAHCVEKRLFDCAMRAYVFDGDNVRHGLCSDLSFSPTARTENIRRIAEVCRLFTDNGTICMCAFISPLKEYRKMAREIVGEADFYEIYVSCSLEVCEQRDVKGYYKMAREGKIKNYTGISAPYDAPDEPDLIVETDRETLEESVSKVEEFILDKVRL, encoded by the coding sequence ATGGCTGTCTGTAAGAATATACTTAAATTCCGTGGTGAAGTTTCGCGTGAAGACCGGAAAAATCTGAATGGACATAGGGCGGCGGTGTTCTGGTTTACCGGCATTTCAGGTTCTGGAAAATCGACTATTGCCCATTGTGTTGAAAAGCGGTTGTTCGACTGCGCCATGCGGGCTTATGTGTTTGACGGGGACAATGTCCGGCACGGGCTATGCAGTGATTTAAGTTTTTCTCCGACTGCGCGTACTGAAAATATCAGGCGTATTGCAGAAGTGTGCAGGCTGTTCACCGATAATGGAACCATCTGTATGTGTGCCTTTATTTCCCCGCTTAAAGAGTATCGTAAAATGGCCCGCGAAATTGTAGGCGAAGCTGATTTTTATGAAATTTATGTTTCATGTTCACTTGAGGTTTGTGAGCAAAGGGATGTGAAGGGGTATTATAAAATGGCTCGTGAAGGAAAAATCAAAAATTATACCGGAATATCTGCACCTTATGATGCACCTGATGAGCCGGATTTGATTGTCGAAACAGATAGGGAAACCCTTGAAGAATCGGTATCGAAGGTTGAAGAATTTATTCTGGATAAAGTCCGGCTTTAA